One stretch of Arachis hypogaea cultivar Tifrunner chromosome 20, arahy.Tifrunner.gnm2.J5K5, whole genome shotgun sequence DNA includes these proteins:
- the LOC140183233 gene encoding glutathione S-transferase T3-like translates to MLISAWLNVSTDPVVGTDQKGETFWSRIHSYCVEFCSDMTRGVVACKKQWYKINKAVAQFAGCYDQAGRNIRSGSNADDIKELAYKLYSTHYGQKFTFERHWNMLRLEQKWRSQLPTQSGGSKRTKVSATGAYSSSSNPETPLADEPGVDSPVHPQGSKKSKRKVNIIVPLLFMKVIIAKLAVK, encoded by the exons ATGCTGATCAGTGCATGGTTAAATGTTTCAACTGACCCTGTAGTTGGTACCGATCAAAAGGGGGAAACATTTTGGAGTCGAATTCATAGCTACTGTGTAGAATTTTGCTCCGACATGACAAGGGGGGtagttgcatgtaagaaacaatGGTATAAGATCAACAAGGCTGTTGCACAATTTGCTGGTTGCTACGATCAAGCTGGTCGAAACATAAGGAGTGGTTCGAACGCTGATGATATAAAGGAGTTGGCTTATAAACTTTATTCCACACATTATGGTCAAAAATTCACTTTTGAGAGGCATTGGAATATGCTTCGGCTGGAGCAAAAATGGAGAAGCCAACTACCTACACAGAGTGGCGGCTCAAAGAGAACCAAGGTTAGTGCAACTGGAGCatactcatcctcatcaaacCCAGAAACACCGTTGGCTGATGAACCCGGTGTGGACTCTCCCGTTCACCCacaaggatcaaagaagagcaagcgAAAAG tcaatattattgtgCCGTTATTGTTTATGAAAGTGATcattgcaaaactagccgttaagtAG
- the LOC140183234 gene encoding uncharacterized protein: MARNFDDMFNEALYSKRRRQDNTLIDNWIDEYLLKDSEEEDTDRSSIPITRRWINRDREAGHDRLFQDYFADDPVYHADIFRRRFRMRRHVFLRIVDALSNVDPYFQQRVDATGRRGLSPLQKCTAVIRMLAYGVAADAVDDYVRIGESTTIECLKKFVEGVISVFEDEYLRKPNPNDVQRLLQMAEGRGFPVNDRAPEVNYTINGNNYTMGYYLADGIYPEWATFVKSISKPQGEKRKLFAQYQEGQRKDVERAFGVLQARFAIIRGPARFWEKKKLANIMRACIILHNMIVEDERDTYAGNFAQGLEYDDVENGLS; encoded by the exons ATGGctagaaattttgatgatatgtttaatgaggctTTGTATAGCAAAAGAAGACGGCAAGATAACACACTCATAGATAATTGGATCGATGAGTATTTACTcaaagattcagaagaagaagatacCGATAGAAGCTCTATCCCAATTACTCGTAGATGGATCAACAGAGATCGAGAAGCAGGACATGATCGCCTTTTCCAAGATTACTTTGCAGATGATCCGGTGTATCATGCTGACATTTTTCGACGGAGATTTCGAATGAGAAGACATGTGTTCCTTCGGATAGTAGACGCTCTCTCAAACGTCGATCCTTATTTCCAACAGAGGGTTgatgcaactggaagaagaggcttgTCGCCACTGCAGAAATGTACTGCTGTGATACGGATGTTAGCATATGGCGTAGCAGCTGAtgctgttgatgattatgtgcgcataggcgagagcactacaattgaatgcttgaaaaaatttgttgaaggtgtcattTCGGTGTTCGAGGATGAATACTTGCGAAAACCAAATCCAAATGACGTACAACGCCTACTACAAATGGCAGAGGGTCGTGGCTTCCCTG TAAATGATCGTGCTCCGGaggtaaattatactattaatggtaataattatacaATGGGATACTACTTAGCAGATGGTATTTATCCTGAATGGgccacatttgtcaaatcaatctcaaagccacaaggggagaaacgcaagttatttgcacaataccaagaagggcaaagaaaagatgtggaacgagcattcggagtgttgcaagcacgctttgcaattatacgtggtccagctcgtttttgggaaaagaagaagcttgccaacataatgagagcttgtattatattgcataatatgattgttgaggatgaaagagacactTATGCAGGAAATTTTGCTCAAGGCTTAGAGTATGATGATGTTGAAAATGGCTTATCATAA